A window of the Tiliqua scincoides isolate rTilSci1 chromosome 5, rTilSci1.hap2, whole genome shotgun sequence genome harbors these coding sequences:
- the AQP1 gene encoding aquaporin-1, producing MASEFKKKMFWRAVVAEFFAMSLFIFISIGSALGFNFPLSDGRPANATQDNVKVSLAFGLSIATMAQSVGHISGAHLNPAVTLGLLLSCQISILRAVMYIIAQCLGSVVATAILYGVTSSLPDNLLGLNQLANGINQGQGLGIEIIATLQLVLCVLATTDRRRNDVSGSAPLAIGLSVALGHLLAIDYTGCGINPARSFGSALVANNFSNHWIFWVGPLLGGAAAAFIYDFILAPRSSEITDRMKVWTSGQVEEYDLDADDSRVEMKPK from the exons ATGGCAAGTGAATTCAAGAAGAAGATGTTCTGGCGCGCAGTGGTGGCAGAGTTTTTCGCCATGAGCCTCTTCATTTTCATCAGTATTGGCTCGGCTCTGGGCTTCAACTTCCCCCTGTCGGACGGCCGGCCTGCAAATGCCACTCAAGACAATGTCAAAGTCTCCCTGGCTTTCGGGCTGTCTATCGCCACCATGGCCCAAAGTGTGGGCCACATCAGCGGGGCCCACCTGAACCCAGCAGTGACCCTGGGCCTGCTCCTCAGCTGTCAGATCAGCATCTTGCGAGCGGTCATGTACATCATCGCCCAGTGCTTGGGGTCGGTGGTGGCCACAGCGATTCTCTACGGCGTCACTTCCTCCCTGCCGGATAACTTACTTGGGCTCAATCAG CTGGCAAATGGAATCAATCAAGGCCAAGGGCTGGGCATTGAAATCATCGCCACTTTGCAGCTGGTTCTCTGCGTGCTTGCCACGACGGACAGGAGGAGGAACGACGTCTCGGGCTCAGCGCCGCTGGCCATTGGCCTTTCTGTGGCTTTGGGCCATCTGCTTGCT ATTGACTACACCGGTTGTGGAATTAATCCTGCCAGATCTTTTGGTTCAGCATTGGTGGCCAATAACTTTAGTAATCATTGG ATCTTTTGGGTCGGTCCACTGCTtggaggagctgcagctgcttTCATCTACGACTTCATTCTGGCTCCCAGGAGCAGCGAAATCACTGACCGCATGAAAGTCTGGACCAGTGGCCAGGTGGAGGAATATGATCTTGATGCAGATGACTCCAGAGTGGAGATGAAACCAAAATAA